CAGCGTGAGTTACGTCGTCCTCGATAACCTCCGGGAAGGTGTCATCACCCCCGACCTATATGAGCCGGAGCTGAACCGGCTCTATGCGGCGATGCTTGAGCATTACGGCGTCGTGGCCGACCCTGCTCGCGTACGAGACCCGAATCGAAAGGGCACCGTAGAGAACGCGATCCAACACACGCAGAACACCGCGCTCACCGGCCGGCGTTTCGAATCACTCGAAGCTCAGAACGAATTCCTTATGCATTGGGAGGAGAACTGGGCAGCCAGGCGCATCCACGGCAGAGCGCGGCGGCAGGTCGAAGCGATGTTCCAGGAGGAGAAGCCACATCTGCGGCCGCTGCCGGCCACCGCGTTCCGCTACTTCACCGAAGTCGTACGCACCGTCTGGGACGACACCACAGTAAGTATCGAGCGCAGCAACTATGCGGCGCGCCCTGCGCCCATCGGCAGCCTCGTCAGCGTGCGCATCTACGACACCACGATTGAGATCCGCGACCGGCGCACTCAGGAGTTGCTGCGCACCCATCCACGCCACACGCAGCCCGGTTCACTCGAATTGCCCGAGAGCGAGCGACCGTTCAATCCGTCGCGCCAGACGAGCCTGGCGCTCGCTAGCGCCGGCGACATCGGCCCACAAACGAAGGCACTTTGCCAGCATCTGTTCGACGCCGAAGGACGCGTCGGACATCGCGGCATGTGGGGCATCGTCGCGCTGGCGAAGAAGTATCCCGCCTGGCTCGTCGAGCAAGCCTGCGACCACGCGCTGCATCATCACCTGTATCGCTACCGGCAGGTGCGCACCGTTGTCGAACGGCTGTTCGAACAGGCACTTGAGCGCCTCGATCGGGCGCCCCAACTCGCCTTGCCGCTCACCCAGGAGCACCCGTTGATCCGGCCCGCAACCGAATACAGCGAGCTCTTCGACGCCGGCGCGCAGCACAGCGCCACATCTCGATCCTCCACGACGGGAGAAACCGTATGACCACCACCTTACCGGACATCGAACGCGCGCTAAGGCTATTGCGTCTGTCAGGCGTACGCGACACGCTCGAGACACGCGTGCTGCAGGCCCAAGGGAGCCAGCAACCATTTCTGGAGACCTTCGCGCTGATTCTGCAGGACGAACTCGACCGGCGACAGTCGCGCCTCATCGAGCGTCGCTACCAGCAATCGGGTCTCGAGGAGAGGCTTACCCTGACGGAATTCGACTGGTCGTTCAATCCAAAGCTGCCTCGCCAAGCCTGCTTCCAGCTACACGCACTGAAGTTCATCGCCGCTGGCGAAAACGGTTTAATTGTCGGCAAGCCTGGCACCGGCAAGTCGCACGTGGCGAAGGCCGTCGCATATCAGGCCGTCCTCCACGGGCACAAGGTGCAGTATCTCGAGACCGATGACTTCTTCAACCGTTATGCGCTGAGTGCGCAGGAACAACGGCAGGCGCGGCTGCGTGCCATTCTCGATTGCGACCTGCTCGTGCTCGACGACCTGTTCCTCTCACGTACGATCCCCGACGACGCCGGCGCACTATTGCAGACCCTGATCCATCAGCGCTACAAGTTGCGTCGAAGCGTGGTGGTCACCTCCAATCGCGTCGTACAGGACTGGGGCGCCTATCTTGGCGACAACACGATGAGCACCACGATCCTTGACCGCCTTATGCATCATTGCCACCTCCTCGAATTCAATGGTCGCAGCTACAGGCTCAAGGAAGCTGCCGAGGCGCTTGCGCAGAAAACGAAAGAAGGCTAAAACTCGACGACGTCCTGCGTTACGGGGTGGGGGAATTTGGGCGCCCATAAGTGGAGGAATTTGAACTGCCCGTCCGGGCGCGCTGCAGCTCGAAATTGGCCTGCTTCAGATCCCGGACTTCCGTGGCGCTCTCGCGCCGACTACCGGTTCCACCGACCGTGCAAAAATCCGCTCGCCACTGCGCGAGATGATGTGCGAACAGGCCGCGCTCGCGACACCAGCTGTTCAACGCTTCGTCGACCAACCCGTGGCTCTCCTGCAAGGCCATCAGCCGTTCTTCCAGCGACCAGTCTTCCGGACGTCTTGCGTGTTCGGAGCCCGAGCTCCGCTTCGCGGCGGCGGCGCCTCTCATCCACTTCCTTAACGTCAGTACGTTCACGTTCAATTCGTCGGCCACTGCTCCAACCGTTCGGGGGCCGCGCTGCAGGACCTTCGACAGCGCCTGTTCCTTAAATTCAACAGAATACGTTTGTTTCGCCTTCACCCTGTACCTCTGACTCTTCTCGATAAGAAAGTTCAGAGGCGACAACTAGTCTGACGCCGGGGGACTTCAGCGCTGTGCCAATGGTCTCGAAGGCTCATGTGACGGCGCTGGCCACCGGCGAGTCATGGCTGGAGAAAGGCGCCACGGTCCTCCTGTTCGGCCCACCTGGGGTCGGGAAAAGTCATCTAGGTTCGGCCATCGGACACGCCTTGATCGATGCTGGCTACCGCGTGCTGTTCACGCGCACCAGCGAGCTCGTTCAGAAACTGCAGGCGGCACGCCAGAGCCTGCAGTTGCCTTCAGCACTGGCCAAGCTCGACCGCTTCGACCTCATCGCCCTCGATGATCTGTCGTACGCGCGCAAGGACCAGGCCGAGACCAGCGTGCTGTTCGAACTGATTGCGGAGAGGTACGAGCGTAAAAGTCTTCTCATATAAGTTATTTGGAATTGGATTCGTGCTACGGTAGGCCAACGTTTTTTGTTCGTGTGGCACGCTGGGGGGCCTGAAACGAGATCACGCAGGGTTATCCACGGGGCCGCCGCCCGCTTCTCTATAGCGAGAGGCGAGCGGCCCGGTGGATAACCCGTGCCGAAGGCGATGCCGCTTTTACCTGCTCGTGCTGAATCGTCGTGGTGACGGGGCGGCATCCCTCGCGAGAGGAGCAAATCATGGCTGCCAGCAGCGCTGTCGTCGAACCGGTCTGGGAACGGTATCCGCTAATCGCCTCGAACTCTTACGCTCGACGATGGATACAGAGTTGCGTGATGCTTGGTCTGGCAAGGCTGCCGCGCGTCAAACAACATGAGAGCAGCGCGTCAATCAGGATGAGAGTACTGGCGTTGCGGCAGCGGTGAAGGGCGTAGCCTGGAACCGCTGCCGCAACGCCGCGCCGAGGAGTCCGCCCCGCTGCCGGGGCGCTTTATCGGTGGTCGCGGTAAATCGGGTATGAACAGCTCTTTCGTGTAGCGAACGGAGGCTGCGTTGCCCGGCCGACACATCAACGACCATCAGATGAGGCTCTACATGAAGTACAGACTCAAGGAAGGACCGGCTCAAGCGGCTGCGCGCGCCGGGTTCAGCGCCGCCACGGGGTATCGCATCGATCAGGACCGGCGACTGCCATCACAGAAGAAGGCGCCACGTGCGCGTCGTCGTCCCGATCCCTTGGCGGCAATCTTCGACACCGAGATCGTGCCGCTGCTCCAGTCCGCTCCCGGCATTCGACCGATAGCCGTGCTGGACGAGATGCTTCGGCGCCATCCCGACCTCCCGGGCAACGTGCGCCGCACTCTGGAGCGCCGTATTCGCGACTGGCGTGCACTCCATGGCGAGGAGCATGACGTTATGTTCCGTCAAGTACACGAACCCGGTCGTCTTGGGTTGTCCGACTTCACCGAGATGGACAGCCTAAAAGGCCAGTTCAAAAAGAGCTCGGAAGGGCTGTTTACTTTTCTTCGAAACGGTTAACCTTGGATGCCTGAACAACGGATCAAGGAATGCCGGCACCTATCATCGATGACGAACTGTGGGCACTGATCGAACCACTACTTCCAGCGCCCAGACCGCGACGCAAGCGTTACCCCGGGCGCCTACCGGTCTCGGACCGTGCAGCATTGAATGGCATCCTGCTCGTTCTGAAGACAGGTATCCGTTGGAACCATCTACCGACGCGGCTAGGCTTCGGCTCTGGCGCGACCTGCTGGCGTCGGTTGCACGACTGGCAGCAGGCCGGGGTGTGGGACAGATTGCATGGGCTGCTGCTCGACAAGCTGCGCGAGTCGGGCCAGCTCGACTTCTCACATGCGGCTGTCGATTCATCGTCCGTGCGAGCCGTTGGGGCGGGCCAAAAACTGGGCCAAACCCCACCGATCGTGCGCGACCAGGCTCCAAGCACCACGTCCTCGTAGACGCCAACGGCGTTCCAGTCAGCGCGATTCTGACCGGTGCAAACCGCAACGATGTCACCCAACTGCTTCCGCTGGTCGACGCCATCCCGCCGATTCGTGGCACTCGCGGCCGACCGCTTCGCAAGCCCAAGGTCATCTACGCCGACCGTGGTTACGATTCTGACTCGCATCGCCGCCGGCTTCGCGAGCGCGGCATCCAACCGGTTATCGCCAGGCGTCGCACGGAACACGGCAGCGGCCTCGGCAAATTCCGTTGGGTCGTCGAACGGACTCATTCTTGGCTCCATGGTTTCCGTCGCCTCCGCACTCGCTTCGAACGCCGCGCTGACATTCACGAAGCTTTCTTAAAGCTAGCCTGCGCACTCGTCTGCTGGAACATCTTCAGCCGAACGGAGCGCGCTTTTTGAACTGGCCTTTAAGCATTACCGTGGCGGGTCTCGCGCTTGACCACCGCCTCTATCACTTCCGGCTGGCCTGCTCGGGCTTCGAGCACGCTCACGTCATTCTCGGCGGCGAGAGCTTTGTCGCGCTGGCTGAAGGGCTGCAGAATGCCATCTGGGCACTCGGGGGCGCGCCGCGCGAGCACCGCAGCGACAGCCTGTCGGCGGCGTTCCGCAATCTCGATGCCGACGCGCGCAAGGATCTGACCACGCGTTATGACGCTCTGTGTGCCCACTACGGCATGCAGCCCACACGCAACAATCGTGGCGTTGCCCACGAGAACGGCTCCATCGAGAGCCCTCATGGCCACCTTAACAGGCCGCTGAAATACTGATCGCAGAGGTCATCGCGGGATGTGCCTGAAGCGTTGATAGAAGGACCTAACTTGCCCCCCCGGAGATCATGCGCGGCGCCGACACGTTCACTGAGAGTTTGTTTTCCTTTCGCAAGCTCGACGACTTCGTTCCGGCGTCGCATCCGCTGCGCTCGATTCGCGTCATGGCGAACGAAGCGCTCGCCAAGATGGATCGGCTGTTCTCCGAGATGTACGAGGTCGACATAAAAGGTGGACGGCGGAGCATCGCGCCGGAGAAGCTGCTGCGGGCAATGCTGATTCAGATCCTCTACAGTGTCCGCTCGGAGCGACAATTGATGGAGCAGGTGCAATACAACCTCCTGTTTCGCTGGTTCGTCGGCTTGGCAATGGATGATGTGGTGTGGGTGCCCACCGTGTTCACGAAGAACCGCGAGCGGTTGATCAAGCACGACGCGGTCATCAAATTCTTCAACGAAGTGGTGGCCATTGCCGAGAAGAAGGACCTGCTCTCAGGTGAGCACTTCAGCGTGGACGGCACCTTGATTCAGGCGTGGGCGGGCCACAAGAGCTTCGTGCGCAAGGACCGTGACGATCAGGACAACGATGACGGCAGCGCGGGCGACTTCAAAGGCAGCAAGCGCAGCAACGAGACGCATCAGTCCAAGACTGATCCTGATGCGCGGCTCTATCGCAAAGGCAAAACGGCCAGCCAATTGCGGTACATGGGCCATACGCTGACCGATAATCGGCACGGCCTGGTGGTCAACGCTCGCGTGACACACGCTGATGGGCATGCCGAGCGTGAAGCGGCCAAGATCATGATCAACGATGCGCGGCAAGCGGCAGAAGATGCGAACGCAGAAATCACGCTGGGTGCAGACAAGGGTTACGACGCACAGGAATTCATTGAAGCCTGCCAGCAAATGAAGGTCACCCCGCACGTTGCGCAAAACACTTCTGGGCGGCGTTCAGCGGTGGCCGACGCGATTGCATCAAGCCTGGGCTATTCCATTTCGCAGCGAAAGCGCAAGTTGATCGAACAAGGCTTCGGGTGGGCCAAGACCGTGGGGCGCATGCGCCAAGTGATGGTGCGTAGTTTGGAGAAGGTTGACCAGATGTTCGTGTTGAACATGGCCGCCTATAACCTCGTGCGCATGCGGTCACTGGGACAAGTCCGCCCATAGTGGCGCAATGAGTAGTCACGAGGCCAACAATCGGCCTCAAACCGTCGAAAAAGACGGTGAATTCGCGTTGAAATTGCACACTGCGAAAAATCGCGGCAAAGGCCGCGGCGACAGACCAAAGCTGCGTCGTAAGCACCTGTATTTCAGCAACCTGTTAAGAGCGCAGTGCGTGATGCGTTGCTTCTGCGCGGCAGTCACGACTTCGACAATCTCGATTCCTATCGCCGCTTTATCGACGAGATCGTCGGTCGAATCAACGCGCGTAACGGCAAACGCATTGAGCTCGAGCGGGCACTGCTTCAGCCGCTTCCGGTCCAGCGTACGTGCGACTACGAGGAAACGCGCGTGTATGTCACGACCACCTGCGGCTTCGTACTGCGCAAGGTGTTTTATACCGTCCCGTCACGGTTGATCGGCCATCACCTGCGCGTACGGCTGTACGACGACCGGCTGGAACTGTTTCTGGGCGGCACGGCCCTCATGACATTGCAGCGCGGCCGCGCAGGTCCCAACGGCAAGCACGGTCACGTAATCAACTACCGGCACGTCATCCACGCGCTGCGCCGCAAGCCCATGGCGCTGCTCAACCTAGTCTACCGCGATCAGATCTTTCCGCGCGAGGCGTATCGATTGACCTTCGATCGCCTGCTTGAGCAGCTTGCGCAGCGCCAAGCATGCAGAACCATGGTTGAACTGCTCGGCCTCGCCCATGAGCACAACTGAGATTGACCCGCTCCGACGGACAGATTTGCAGTTAAAGATTTGTCGTGGCCCGGCCTCCGTTAAGCGTTGAGTTGCGGGTTGTCCACGGATGGGCAGCGGGTCGCTTCTCACGACCGCGACGCTGCCCGTCGGTGGGCAACTCGCAGGGTGATGCGGTTTTTGTCTTCGCGCTCAGGTTTTCGAATTCGAGCGGTGAACAATAGCCGATGCTGCTATGCAGGCGGCGTACGTTGTACCAGCCTTCCAAGAAGGAGAAGATGCGCCTCCGTGCTTGTTCATGGGTCGCGAAGTGTTCGCGCGCCAGGAGCTCTGCTTCAAGCGTCCCAAAGAAGGATTCGCACATCGCATTGTCGTACGCGTCGCCGGCTGTACCCATCGACGGTTGCACGCCGGCTTCGCGGCAGCGTTTTCCAAAGGCAATGGATGTGTATTGGGCCCCCTGGTCGGAATGCAAAATCACACCCTCATGACGTCGCTGCTGGAGGGCCATGTCGAGCGCGCGCAACATCAGTTCGGTGTACAAGTGGTTCGACATTGCCCAGCCGACGATGCGCCGGCTGAAGACATCAAGCACCACGGCCAGATAGAGAAAGCCTTCTGTCGTCGGAATGTAGGTGGCATCTGCGACCCACAGTATGTTGGGCCCTTCAGCATTGAAGTGCCGGCGCACGAGGTCCGGCGCACGCCGTGCCCCCGCACGCTGGCGCGTTGTACGGGGCCAGCGCCGTCGGCTTGCTCCCCGTAGGTCCGCGATGCGCATCAGGCGCGCGACTCGCTTGCGTCCCACGTGCACTCCCTCGCGCGCAAGTTGCGCATGGATGCGCGGCGCCCCATACGTACCTCGCGAACTCGCATACAGCGTACGAATGCGCGTCAGTAGCTGAGCATCGCTACGTGACCGCCTTGATGGCTCCCGCACCAGCCACGCGTAGTAACCGCTGGTCGAGACTCCCAGCAGCCGCGCCATCGTAGCAATGGGCCAACGGGCCTGGTTTGCTCTCATGAATCCGTATCCTTCGAGGACACGGCTCCTGTCTCGCGGGCGAACCAGGCTGCGGCGTGAGAGAGAATGTCGCGCTCCGTCTTTAATTGCCGATTCTCGCGGCGCAAACGGGAGAGCTCTTGGCGCTCAGCCGTGGTCAACCCCTCCTGACGCACGCCGGCGTCAATATCCGCCTGCGCCACCCAGTTGATTATCGTCTGCACACTAGGCTCGAACTCTCGCGCAAGCTCCTCGGGTGTTCGCCCCGCCTTCACCAGCTCGACTATGTGAGCCCGGAACTCCGCCGGGTACGGTGCTCGATGCTTGCCCATTTTGGCACCCCCTTTTCCAAAGGATAGGTGTCCGTTTTGGCGGGTCAATCTCACAACTGCGAAGCGCAACTGGCTCAGGCGCTGCAGCAGTGCTTGGACGATGGACAGTTACCCGACCTGGACGCATTGTGTTCTCGTTTCGAAGCGAAGCGCGCGAACAGCATGCCGGAGGTGAACGTCAAACTGGCACCGCTGAGCGACTACGAAGCCCTACTTGATATGGCAACGGAGGTGACGGCATGAGCCTCGACATCCCCCGGCGTCAGACTAGTTGTCGCCTCTGAACTTTCTTATCGAGAAGAGTCAGAGGTACAGGGTGAAGGCGAAACAAACGTATTCTGTTGAATTTAAGGAACAGGCGCTGTCGAAGGTCCTGCAGCGCGGCCCCCGAACGGTTGGAGCAGTGGCCGACGAATTGAACGTGAACGTACTGACGTTAAGGAAGTGGATGAGAGGCGCCGCCGCCGCGAAGCGGAGCTCGGGCTCCGAACACGCAAGACGTCCGGAAGACTGGTCGCTGGAAGAACGGCTGATGGCCTTGCAGGAGAGCCACGGGTTGGTCGACGAAGCGTTGAACAGCTGGTGTCGCGAGCGCGGCCTGTTCGCACATCATCTCGCGCAGTGGCGAGCGGATTTTTGCACGGTCGGTGGAACCGGTAGTCGGCGCGAGAGCGCCACGGAAGTCCGGGATCTGAAGCAGGCCAATTTCGAGCTGCAGCGCGAACTCAAACGCAAGGAGAAGGCGCTGGCTGAAGCTGCGGCGCTGTTGGTGCTGCAAAAAAAGCACCGTGCGCTGTTCGGGGGCGAGGCCGAATGACGGTCCCTGAAGAGCGCAAGGCATTGATCGACCTGATCAGCGAGGCGACCCTGGCCGGGGCTCGCCAGGCGCGTGCGTGCAGCATTCTAGGGCTCAGTGCTCGAACGGTTCAGCGCTGGCAGCGCGGCGAACCTGACGCGGTGGACGGGCGCTCGTTACGGCATCACGCGCCGCGTCACAAGCTCTCTGCCGACGAACGCGCCGAGCTTCTGGCGATCGCGAACTCGCCCGAATTCGGTCATCTGCCGCCAAGCCAGATCGTGCCTCGACTGGCAGACCAGCAACGCTATATCGCCTCCGAATCGACGTTCTACCGGGTCCTGAAGGCCGAGAAGCAACTCGCACACCGGCGCAGCGAACGGCCGGCACAGGCACGCAGCAAACCCCGTTCGGTTTGCGCCGATGCACCGAACCAATTGTATAGCTGGGACATCACGTATCTGCCGACCACGGTTCGTGGGCAGTACTTCTACTTGTATCTGTTTCTCGACGTGTTCAGTCGCAAAATTGTCGGCTGGCAGGTGTATGCCGAGGAAAGCAGCGTGCTGGCCAGCGAAGTCCTCAAGGACCTCTGCGCGCGCGAAGCGATACAGCCCGCCCAGGTGATTTTGCATTCGGACAACGGCGGCCCGATGAAAGGCGCGACGATGCTTGCCACCCTTCAGGCGCTGGGCGTCATGCCGTCGCTGAGTCGCCCGGGCGTGAGCAACGACAACCCTTACTCCGAGTCGTTGTTCAAGACCCTAAAGTATCGACCTGCTTATCCGCTCAAGGCATTCGATACCCTGTTTGCCGCGCGCACGTGGGTGGGCGCACTGGTGCGCTGGTACAACGAGGAGCATCGTCACAGCGCGATCCGGTTCGTCACGCCGGCGCAGCGTCATGCCAACCTCGATCAGGACATTCTGGATCGACGCGCGGCGCTCTACGAGTACGCCCGGCAACGCAATCCGCTTCGGTGGAAAGGCCCAACGCGCAACTGGCAACGCGTCGATGCTGTGCACCTGAACCCGGATCGAATCGATAACCAGGGCGGTACCCCACGACGCCCTAACCAGGAGAGAAAGGCAGCCTGAAATTATTCGTTGAGGCGACAACTAGCTTGAAAATTTCCGCAATCCGCATCCCATCATCCGTCGCATTCGCTGCGGCCTGCCTGCTACTCCTGCTCTCCGTCAATCCTTCAGCATCTACCTGTTTATCGATCATGGCCTTTTCCTCCTCATCGAAATGAGCTACGACTAGCGTTGCGCTCGTACCTCACGTTGAGCGATACGAACGACCAGAAGTCCTTGGTTCTTCATGTTCTTGACTTCAATGCCCATTAATGTTCGATCCGCAGCCGCGCGCCACGGCGGGAGTTGCGGACGTTCACCCATTTCTAGGATCCCTAACCTCACGTGCCGCAGCTAGTGCAAAGAACGCCGAGCGCGTCAAATGCCGCTGTTTCGCGCTCGCATCGACTTCGTGCAGCAGGCTCGCTGAGAGGCTGAACTCAACGCTTACAGCCTGCGATTTAACCCGCAGCAGGTTGATCTCGACGAACATCCAAATGCCGTGGCCATCGTCCATTTCCAACGACTGGAGTTCCGACATGCTGCCGGTCGGACCGGGTATGAGTTGCTCACTTCTGTCGTACTGCAGTTCGACCGCGCCCTGCGCACTAGAGCGGAGTTCATCAAGCGTGGCGCCACGAGCAGAGGCTAAAGGTAGATCGGCGAAACTAGCGCGGAAACCGTTACGGCTATCACCGTGCACATATAGCGGGTATTGCATAAGGTGCTCCCTCACACTGCCCACATCGGGGCAGATATCTCACAATTTGGTGGCGGCAACTTTCCGTCAACGATGTCCAAGTGCCCGCGCGGCGTCAGTAGTGGGAAACCGTGGCAATCGCGAGCTGCCCGCACAGGGTGCTTCGCGGCTACATTTTCCACGGTGACATGGGCGTACCGGTACAAGCGGGTCCACGTGCAACCTGCACTGTTCCGGCCCTTCATAGAGACGTTAGACTTGATTGGCGAATCACTGTGCCTGAAAGTCAACGAGTCGACGCCAATGTTCATCTTGACGGCCCTCCGGACTTCCCTCCTGCTGCCAGAGAACGTAGGCCCGTTCCCGAAGATGCTGATCACGCGCCCGCTGCCAGTATTCTTCCGCGCGCCCATCCGGGCGTCCGTCTTTCTCCCAGAGCAGGTATGCGCGCTCCTGCACAGCTT
This genomic stretch from Caballeronia sp. Lep1P3 harbors:
- the istA gene encoding IS21 family transposase — protein: MFFSFRHEGDREVNVLKQHLQATIFTLLERGASQRKIHEVTGIDRKTIRRYQSIFESQRVTGDANSSTPAPAGMAEPVGAQIPPPQTPSLSRPPASRIVAPVKPFNFARSASEPYREWIEQQIRLKRNAQAIYQDLVDQFGFTASYDSVKRFVRALRHVDPEQFDRLEFAPAEEAQVDYGEGAPTRDPRTGRYRRPRLFVMTLRYSRRSFRQVVWKSSKQVWAQLHEDAFRYFGGSVSYVVLDNLREGVITPDLYEPELNRLYAAMLEHYGVVADPARVRDPNRKGTVENAIQHTQNTALTGRRFESLEAQNEFLMHWEENWAARRIHGRARRQVEAMFQEEKPHLRPLPATAFRYFTEVVRTVWDDTTVSIERSNYAARPAPIGSLVSVRIYDTTIEIRDRRTQELLRTHPRHTQPGSLELPESERPFNPSRQTSLALASAGDIGPQTKALCQHLFDAEGRVGHRGMWGIVALAKKYPAWLVEQACDHALHHHLYRYRQVRTVVERLFEQALERLDRAPQLALPLTQEHPLIRPATEYSELFDAGAQHSATSRSSTTGETV
- the istB gene encoding IS21-like element helper ATPase IstB; the encoded protein is MTTTLPDIERALRLLRLSGVRDTLETRVLQAQGSQQPFLETFALILQDELDRRQSRLIERRYQQSGLEERLTLTEFDWSFNPKLPRQACFQLHALKFIAAGENGLIVGKPGTGKSHVAKAVAYQAVLHGHKVQYLETDDFFNRYALSAQEQRQARLRAILDCDLLVLDDLFLSRTIPDDAGALLQTLIHQRYKLRRSVVVTSNRVVQDWGAYLGDNTMSTTILDRLMHHCHLLEFNGRSYRLKEAAEALAQKTKEG
- a CDS encoding transposase, with protein sequence MKAKQTYSVEFKEQALSKVLQRGPRTVGAVADELNVNVLTLRKWMRGAAAAKRSSGSEHARRPEDWSLEERLMALQESHGLVDEALNSWCRERGLFAHHLAQWRADFCTVGGTGSRRESATEVRDLKQANFELQRARTGSSNSSTYGRPNSPTP
- a CDS encoding IS5 family transposase (programmed frameshift), which codes for MPAPIIDDELWALIEPLLPAPRPRRKRYPGRLPVSDRAALNGILLVLKTGIRWNHLPTRLGFGSGATCWRRLHDWQQAGVWDRLHGLLLDKLRESGQLDFSHAAVDSSSVRAVGAGPKTGPNPTDRARPGSKHHVLVDANGVPVSAILTGANRNDVTQLLPLVDAIPPIRGTRGRPLRKPKVIYADRGYDSDSHRRRLRERGIQPVIARRRTEHGSGLGKFRWVVERTHSWLHGFRRLRTRFERRADIHEAFLKLACALVCWNIFSRTERAF
- a CDS encoding IS5 family transposase encodes the protein MRGADTFTESLFSFRKLDDFVPASHPLRSIRVMANEALAKMDRLFSEMYEVDIKGGRRSIAPEKLLRAMLIQILYSVRSERQLMEQVQYNLLFRWFVGLAMDDVVWVPTVFTKNRERLIKHDAVIKFFNEVVAIAEKKDLLSGEHFSVDGTLIQAWAGHKSFVRKDRDDQDNDDGSAGDFKGSKRSNETHQSKTDPDARLYRKGKTASQLRYMGHTLTDNRHGLVVNARVTHADGHAEREAAKIMINDARQAAEDANAEITLGADKGYDAQEFIEACQQMKVTPHVAQNTSGRRSAVADAIASSLGYSISQRKRKLIEQGFGWAKTVGRMRQVMVRSLEKVDQMFVLNMAAYNLVRMRSLGQVRP
- a CDS encoding IS3 family transposase (programmed frameshift), producing MKAKQTYSVEFKEQALSKVLQRGPRTVGAVADELNVNVLTLRKWMRGAAAAKRSSGSEHARRPEDWSLEERLMALQESHGLVDEALNSWCRERGLFAHHLAQWRADFCTVGGTGSRRESATEVRDLKQANFELQRELKRKEKALAEAAALLVLQKKPPCAVRGRGRMTVPEERKALIDLISEATLAGARQARACSILGLSARTVQRWQRGEPDAVDGRSLRHHAPRHKLSADERAELLAIANSPEFGHLPPSQIVPRLADQQRYIASESTFYRVLKAEKQLAHRRSERPAQARSKPRSVCADAPNQLYSWDITYLPTTVRGQYFYLYLFLDVFSRKIVGWQVYAEESSVLASEVLKDLCAREAIQPAQVILHSDNGGPMKGATMLATLQALGVMPSLSRPGVSNDNPYSESLFKTLKYRPAYPLKAFDTLFAARTWVGALVRWYNEEHRHSAIRFVTPAQRHANLDQDILDRRAALYEYARQRNPLRWKGPTRNWQRVDAVHLNPDRIDNQGGTPRRPNQERKAA
- a CDS encoding type II toxin-antitoxin system HicB family antitoxin, which translates into the protein MQYPLYVHGDSRNGFRASFADLPLASARGATLDELRSSAQGAVELQYDRSEQLIPGPTGSMSELQSLEMDDGHGIWMFVEINLLRVKSQAVSVEFSLSASLLHEVDASAKQRHLTRSAFFALAAAREVRDPRNG